The Urbifossiella limnaea genome has a window encoding:
- a CDS encoding alpha/beta hydrolase, producing MFKLRMAVLLTLFASSISSAQPPVRKYDDKGAPPFKVLKEGENPPLDAYDNFVIGPKYVPAPERKKVEGVPEGKVEQFEIDSKDTKLFNPGTSRGKTTPKLDPNNPKTVIVETHAIDYKRKIGVYIPPGYKEGTEAPFMVVHDGPGQAAGYKTILDNLIAQKRIPPIVLISIQNGGGDAQGHERGKEYDNMNGDYATYIEDEVLPRVEKNCKVKLTKDPDGRAAMGSSSGGSCALIMAWFRNDLYHRVLTTSGTFVNQAWPFDPKYPDGAWGFHETLIPKEPKKPIRIFLSVGDRDSLNPNVMRDGMHDWVEANHRMAKVLKEKGYEYQYLFCLGQGHGIGGAQQQFLPHAIEWVWKGYAPKKDK from the coding sequence ATGTTCAAGCTGCGGATGGCCGTTCTGCTCACCCTCTTCGCCTCCTCGATCTCGTCCGCACAACCGCCGGTCCGGAAGTACGACGACAAGGGTGCCCCGCCCTTCAAGGTGCTGAAGGAAGGCGAGAACCCGCCGCTCGATGCGTACGACAACTTCGTGATCGGGCCGAAGTATGTCCCCGCGCCGGAGCGCAAGAAGGTCGAGGGCGTGCCCGAGGGCAAGGTAGAGCAGTTCGAGATCGACTCGAAGGACACGAAGCTCTTCAACCCCGGCACCTCCCGCGGCAAGACGACGCCAAAGCTCGATCCGAACAATCCGAAAACCGTAATCGTCGAGACGCACGCCATCGACTACAAGCGCAAGATCGGCGTCTACATTCCGCCGGGGTACAAGGAGGGCACCGAGGCCCCGTTCATGGTGGTTCACGACGGCCCCGGCCAGGCCGCCGGGTACAAGACGATCCTCGACAACCTGATTGCCCAGAAACGCATTCCGCCGATCGTTCTCATTTCAATCCAGAACGGCGGGGGCGACGCCCAGGGGCACGAGCGGGGCAAGGAGTACGACAACATGAACGGCGACTACGCCACGTACATCGAGGACGAGGTGCTGCCGCGGGTGGAGAAGAACTGCAAGGTGAAGCTGACGAAGGACCCCGACGGCCGGGCGGCGATGGGCAGCAGCTCCGGCGGGTCCTGCGCGCTCATCATGGCCTGGTTCCGCAACGACCTGTACCACCGCGTACTGACGACCTCGGGCACGTTCGTGAACCAGGCGTGGCCGTTCGACCCCAAGTACCCGGACGGCGCGTGGGGGTTCCACGAGACGCTCATTCCGAAGGAGCCGAAGAAGCCGATCCGCATCTTCCTCTCCGTCGGCGACAGGGACTCGCTCAACCCGAACGTGATGCGGGACGGGATGCACGACTGGGTGGAGGCCAACCACCGGATGGCGAAGGTGCTCAAGGAGAAGGGCTACGAGTACCAGTACCTGTTCTGCCTCGGACAGGGGCACGGCATCGGCGGTGCCCAGCAGCAGTTCCTGCCGCACGCCATCGAGTGGGTGTGGAAGGGGTACGCCCCGAAGAAGGACAAGTAG
- a CDS encoding SUMF1/EgtB/PvdO family nonheme iron enzyme, translating to MCRTATAVALLSVISLAPAQLPSGAEHVNSIGMKLVRVEAGEFVMGSGDAPPRTREEWDAREWDEAPAHKVKISKAFFMGATEVTNARYEQFDPGHKKLRGSHGTGKGDADPVVMVTWQQAVDFCAWLSKKEGKPYRLPTEAEWEYACRAGTTTAYQTGDTLTWEQANFGVGADKKRLSTVAVGSYKPNAWGLHDTHGNVAEWCLDWYGPYEPGEQTDPVGRADGWAKVTRGWSYLPASHKLGAVRYCRSSNRSGYLPDDANRVTGFRVVLGEMPATRPHPVAPPPLNQKNVKQTPTPKDGPDPTRPYFADLTKNLRVPNDAWGPIYGAWNHFSAVSVCPNGDVLAAWYTCVSESGPECAQAACRLRAGSDTWDEPSFFFGTPDCNTHAPVLLSDGKRLYHFFTQSLNGWDDAADCMRTSDDSGATWSKPRVILPREDPMRMSQPCSAFVAADGKLVLAVDGDFGHRDTRVMTSGDGGKTWSVGAGDIRKAAGKYAIHPAAVQRGDGAYLAFVRGPDPMPAFASKDGGGPWEPVPTPFPGISVGSKAAALTLAGGGLLLCSFDSKKQLVGGGLFAALSLDDGKTWPHVRKVEGPGGYLSLAQGPNGVLYLLGPRGSAIRCVAFNEAWLKEGKPVKVDTP from the coding sequence ATGTGTCGCACCGCAACCGCCGTCGCCCTGCTGTCGGTGATCTCGCTCGCCCCCGCCCAACTGCCGTCGGGTGCCGAACACGTCAACAGCATCGGGATGAAGCTGGTGCGGGTCGAGGCCGGCGAGTTCGTCATGGGTTCGGGCGACGCCCCGCCGCGGACCCGCGAGGAGTGGGACGCCCGCGAGTGGGACGAGGCGCCCGCCCACAAGGTGAAGATCTCGAAGGCGTTCTTCATGGGGGCGACCGAGGTCACGAACGCCCGGTACGAGCAGTTCGACCCCGGGCACAAGAAACTCCGCGGTTCGCACGGCACCGGCAAGGGCGACGCCGACCCGGTCGTGATGGTGACGTGGCAACAGGCGGTCGATTTCTGCGCGTGGCTCTCGAAGAAGGAGGGGAAGCCGTACCGCCTGCCGACGGAAGCGGAATGGGAGTACGCCTGCCGGGCGGGCACCACCACGGCATACCAGACCGGCGACACGCTGACCTGGGAGCAGGCGAACTTCGGCGTCGGGGCCGACAAGAAGCGGCTCTCCACCGTCGCCGTGGGGAGCTACAAGCCGAACGCCTGGGGGCTCCACGACACCCACGGGAACGTCGCAGAGTGGTGCCTCGACTGGTACGGCCCCTACGAGCCCGGCGAGCAGACCGACCCCGTGGGCCGGGCCGACGGCTGGGCAAAGGTCACCCGCGGATGGAGCTACCTCCCGGCGTCACACAAACTCGGGGCGGTGCGGTACTGCCGCTCGTCGAACCGCTCGGGATACCTGCCCGACGACGCCAACCGCGTCACAGGGTTCCGCGTCGTGCTGGGTGAGATGCCCGCAACGCGACCGCATCCCGTTGCCCCACCGCCGTTGAATCAGAAGAACGTGAAGCAGACCCCGACCCCGAAGGACGGCCCCGACCCGACCAGGCCGTACTTCGCCGACCTGACGAAGAACCTCCGCGTGCCGAACGACGCCTGGGGGCCGATCTACGGGGCGTGGAACCACTTCTCGGCGGTGAGCGTGTGCCCGAACGGCGACGTGCTGGCGGCGTGGTACACCTGCGTGTCGGAGTCCGGCCCCGAGTGCGCCCAGGCGGCGTGCCGACTCCGGGCGGGTTCCGACACCTGGGACGAGCCGTCGTTCTTCTTCGGCACCCCGGACTGCAACACACACGCCCCGGTCCTCCTCTCCGACGGCAAGCGGCTGTACCACTTCTTCACCCAGTCGCTCAACGGGTGGGACGACGCGGCCGACTGCATGCGGACGTCCGACGACAGCGGGGCGACGTGGTCGAAGCCGCGTGTGATCCTGCCTCGCGAAGACCCCATGCGGATGAGCCAGCCGTGCTCGGCGTTCGTCGCGGCCGACGGGAAGTTGGTGCTGGCCGTGGACGGCGACTTCGGCCACCGCGACACGCGGGTGATGACGAGCGGGGACGGCGGGAAGACGTGGTCGGTCGGGGCGGGCGACATCCGCAAGGCCGCGGGGAAGTACGCGATCCACCCGGCGGCGGTCCAGCGCGGCGACGGCGCGTACCTGGCGTTCGTTCGCGGCCCGGACCCGATGCCGGCGTTCGCGTCGAAGGACGGGGGCGGGCCGTGGGAGCCGGTGCCGACGCCGTTCCCGGGCATCTCGGTCGGGTCGAAGGCGGCGGCGCTGACGTTGGCGGGCGGCGGGTTGCTGTTGTGCAGCTTCGACAGCAAGAAGCAGTTGGTCGGCGGGGGGCTGTTCGCGGCTCTCTCGCTCGACGATGGGAAGACTTGGCCGCACGTCCGCAAGGTGGAGGGGCCGGGCGGTTACCTGTCCCTGGCCCAGGGGCCGAACGGCGTCCTCTACCTGCTCGGCCCGCGGGGCAGCGCCATCCGCTGCGTGGCGTTCAACGAGGCGTGGCTGAAGGAGGGGAAGCCGGTCAAGGTAGACACCCCGTGA
- a CDS encoding S8 family serine peptidase, with product MKLHLVPLVLLLVPAGARADDATPARLIGYTEGRNDLPGGQFVNWVTNRACVVRADGTGRRVLAEELTRKEHTWTQFAGWSPDGKTAIIGSHWESPENAAWERRNKTFRMTEGWLSDACLLDLATGKVANLTAVDRVSDYNTGLFYLPGGKGFGFTPLIKGVSKPYVMDPDGRNKRDVSGQGGGFAYGYSASPDGKRISYHENYQVYLSNPDGGDKRKVETRNPFNFAPQWSPDGEWLLFVSGEHYNCHPHVVKKDGTGQRKLADRGGYRGVVERLTHPDFHSESSDVPVWSADGRRVFYTAKVGESVELMRVELDGTATQLTKSKPGTRHYHPAASPDGNWILFGSDRTGTMQLYAATTEGKDVRPVTSVSEGSCAMHGHWQPVPAGPTPVEPVSFKHAGVTDAWAAYAGKLTFGKGQTLALLDDGCKLSMPEWTAVVDGVPKVLVSHDSVDGDDDPKHEGKGYHGSTIGIPSSLNLKGRHGVAFNNQVAVVRALECCHCNVKDAKTLAAGLQWVIDNHAKYKITAVNLAPVDDLEHGAPVPTDIDAKLKKLRELGIWVSAPAGNHNFTKGISWPACQPNCFAVGAVRPGKDEVYLDRHAKVDLVVPAAATSSSNAILCGSVLLLREGIEKAKYDWTKDGPNLPEAMMAILQRTGRSVKDPATGLTFRRLNLKAALDEVFQPTKP from the coding sequence ATGAAACTGCACCTTGTGCCCCTGGTACTCCTTCTGGTGCCGGCCGGCGCACGCGCCGACGACGCGACGCCGGCCCGCCTGATCGGCTACACGGAGGGCCGCAACGACCTGCCGGGCGGGCAGTTCGTGAACTGGGTGACCAACCGCGCCTGCGTGGTGCGGGCCGACGGCACGGGGCGGCGGGTGCTCGCGGAAGAGTTGACGCGGAAGGAGCACACCTGGACGCAGTTCGCGGGCTGGTCGCCGGACGGGAAGACGGCGATCATCGGCTCGCACTGGGAGAGCCCGGAGAACGCGGCGTGGGAGCGCCGGAACAAGACGTTCCGCATGACCGAGGGGTGGCTGTCCGACGCGTGCCTGCTCGACCTCGCGACGGGCAAGGTCGCCAACCTGACGGCTGTCGATCGGGTGAGTGACTACAACACCGGCCTGTTCTACCTCCCCGGCGGGAAGGGGTTCGGGTTCACCCCGCTCATCAAGGGCGTGTCGAAGCCCTACGTCATGGACCCCGACGGCAGGAACAAGCGCGACGTGTCGGGTCAGGGCGGCGGGTTCGCCTACGGGTACTCGGCCTCGCCCGACGGCAAGCGCATCAGCTACCACGAGAACTACCAGGTGTACTTGTCGAACCCCGACGGCGGCGACAAGCGGAAGGTCGAGACGAGGAACCCGTTCAACTTCGCGCCGCAGTGGTCCCCCGACGGCGAGTGGTTGCTGTTCGTCTCGGGCGAGCACTACAACTGCCACCCCCACGTCGTGAAGAAGGACGGCACCGGCCAGAGGAAGCTCGCCGACCGGGGCGGGTATCGCGGCGTGGTCGAGCGGCTCACGCACCCGGACTTCCACAGCGAGAGCAGCGACGTCCCCGTGTGGTCCGCGGACGGCCGCCGCGTGTTCTACACGGCGAAGGTGGGCGAGAGCGTCGAACTGATGCGGGTCGAGTTGGACGGCACCGCGACGCAGTTGACGAAGTCGAAGCCGGGGACGCGCCACTACCACCCGGCCGCCTCGCCGGACGGGAATTGGATTCTGTTCGGCTCCGACCGCACCGGCACGATGCAACTCTACGCCGCCACGACCGAGGGCAAGGACGTCCGCCCGGTCACGAGCGTTTCCGAAGGTTCGTGCGCGATGCACGGCCACTGGCAGCCGGTCCCGGCCGGGCCGACGCCGGTGGAACCGGTCTCGTTCAAGCACGCCGGGGTGACGGACGCATGGGCCGCGTACGCCGGGAAACTCACGTTCGGGAAGGGGCAGACGCTCGCCCTGCTCGACGACGGGTGCAAGCTGTCGATGCCGGAATGGACGGCGGTCGTGGACGGCGTCCCGAAGGTGCTCGTCTCCCACGACAGCGTGGACGGCGACGACGACCCGAAGCACGAGGGCAAGGGCTACCACGGCTCGACCATCGGCATCCCGTCGTCGCTGAACCTCAAGGGGCGACATGGGGTCGCGTTCAACAACCAGGTGGCCGTGGTCCGGGCGCTGGAGTGCTGCCACTGCAACGTGAAGGACGCCAAGACGCTGGCCGCCGGGTTGCAGTGGGTCATCGACAACCACGCGAAGTACAAGATCACGGCGGTCAACCTCGCCCCGGTCGATGACCTGGAGCACGGCGCCCCGGTCCCGACCGACATCGACGCGAAGCTGAAGAAGCTCCGCGAACTCGGCATCTGGGTCAGCGCCCCGGCGGGCAACCACAACTTCACCAAGGGCATCTCCTGGCCGGCATGTCAGCCGAACTGCTTCGCCGTCGGGGCGGTGCGGCCGGGCAAGGACGAGGTCTACCTCGACCGGCACGCGAAGGTCGATCTGGTGGTCCCGGCCGCCGCCACCTCGTCGTCGAACGCCATCCTGTGCGGTTCGGTCCTGCTGCTGCGGGAGGGCATCGAAAAGGCGAAGTACGACTGGACGAAGGACGGCCCGAACCTGCCCGAGGCGATGATGGCCATCTTGCAGCGGACCGGCCGGTCGGTGAAAGACCCGGCAACGGGCCTGACGTTCCGCCGCCTGAACCTGAAGGCCGCGCTGGACGAGGTGTTCCAACCCACGAAGCCGTGA
- a CDS encoding alpha/beta hydrolase family protein, producing the protein MWKRLQKVWGFYGAADDLAGIAGRGFVVGAEPLNTHWIAESREILYPQFKKWFDVPNPGKEYSNRRPVEDLLCVTPEIAKEHRPAHELAARLGAERTGRARESLAPMNADERRKRLRRDWGTMLGDVAPGKSSRNGDPLPAEMLGDVRVERLHLTTEPGIVVPTLLLVPPTPKGKLPPVVVAVSQHGKAEVLKQRTTDVASLLRAGVAVCLPDVRGTGETAPGNDRDRRSSATATAAGELMLGRTVLGGRVRDLRSVLIYLRTRADVDARRVALWGDTFAPANAADADLKVPYTAEKRPAQSEPLGGLLALLGALYEDDVRAVIARGGLSDYQSVLDTPFTYLPFDAVVPGVLTTGDLPDLAAAIAPRPLRLEALVDGTNRRVPADRLTRTCAPAVAAYKAAGQPARLLIEPTDAPPVADWLTAAFRD; encoded by the coding sequence GTGTGGAAGCGCCTTCAGAAGGTGTGGGGCTTCTACGGGGCGGCCGACGACCTCGCCGGGATCGCCGGGCGCGGGTTCGTCGTCGGGGCGGAACCGCTGAACACGCACTGGATCGCCGAGAGCCGCGAGATCCTGTACCCGCAGTTCAAGAAGTGGTTCGACGTCCCCAATCCCGGCAAGGAGTACAGCAACCGCCGGCCCGTCGAGGACCTGCTGTGCGTCACGCCCGAAATCGCCAAGGAGCACCGGCCGGCGCACGAACTCGCCGCCCGCCTCGGGGCCGAGCGCACGGGCCGCGCACGGGAGTCCCTCGCTCCGATGAACGCCGACGAGCGCCGCAAGCGACTGCGCCGGGACTGGGGTACCATGCTCGGGGATGTCGCACCCGGGAAGTCGTCGCGGAACGGCGACCCGCTCCCCGCGGAGATGCTCGGCGACGTGCGTGTCGAGCGGCTTCACCTCACCACCGAACCCGGGATCGTGGTGCCGACGCTGCTGCTCGTCCCGCCGACGCCGAAGGGGAAACTGCCGCCGGTCGTGGTCGCCGTGTCACAGCACGGGAAGGCGGAGGTCCTGAAGCAGCGGACGACCGATGTCGCGAGCCTGCTGCGGGCCGGCGTCGCGGTCTGTCTGCCGGACGTTCGCGGCACCGGGGAGACGGCTCCGGGCAACGACCGCGACCGGAGGAGTTCGGCCACGGCGACCGCTGCCGGTGAACTGATGCTCGGCCGCACCGTTCTCGGCGGGCGGGTGCGTGACCTGCGATCCGTGCTGATATACCTCCGTACCCGGGCCGACGTGGACGCCCGCCGCGTCGCCCTGTGGGGCGATACGTTCGCCCCGGCGAACGCCGCCGATGCCGACTTGAAGGTGCCGTACACCGCCGAGAAGCGCCCGGCGCAGTCGGAACCGCTCGGCGGGTTGCTCGCCCTCCTCGGGGCGCTCTACGAGGACGACGTGCGTGCCGTGATCGCCCGGGGCGGACTGTCGGATTACCAGTCGGTTCTCGACACGCCGTTCACATACCTGCCGTTCGACGCGGTGGTGCCGGGCGTGCTGACGACGGGAGACCTGCCCGACCTCGCCGCCGCGATCGCTCCACGACCGCTGCGGCTGGAGGCGCTCGTGGACGGCACCAACCGTCGCGTTCCCGCCGACCGCCTGACTCGCACCTGCGCCCCCGCCGTCGCGGCCTACAAGGCCGCGGGCCAGCCCGCACGGTTGCTGATCGAGCCGACGGACGCCCCTCCGGTCGCCGACTGGCTGACGGCCGCCTTCCGTGACTGA
- a CDS encoding alpha/beta hydrolase family protein — protein MPRTTLAVLALSVAVVPAGAAPPDNLAEQLRALDPGVVVRGPVRQQPLAGMLAREHAARLRDAVAADRAAWAEVRDRAGWEKFRETRLHALRASLGTFPDPPKELRVRVTGTHDGDGYRVENLVVETRPGLLMAANVYLPAKPAASMPGVLIVTSHQQPKHTGWRQDMAMTWARSGCVVVVPDHVGHGERKQHPFPESSPHDYHFRFDAAIQFYLTGDSLMGWMVWDQMRAVDVLLKQPGVDPKRVLAVSEPAGGGDVAAVTAALDPRISAVVVNNFGGPQPETPYPLPPDAETSFEYAGFGNWETTRNLRLSARDGFLPWLIVASIAPRRVVYYHEFTGTGSETRCGSAFRRCGASTGRPTTSPGSPGAGSSSGRNR, from the coding sequence ATGCCCCGCACCACGCTGGCCGTTCTCGCTCTCTCCGTCGCCGTCGTGCCCGCCGGTGCGGCACCACCGGACAACCTCGCCGAGCAACTTCGCGCCCTCGATCCCGGGGTCGTGGTGCGTGGTCCCGTGCGACAGCAACCGCTCGCGGGGATGCTCGCCCGGGAACACGCCGCCCGTTTGCGCGACGCCGTTGCCGCCGACCGCGCCGCGTGGGCCGAGGTCCGCGACCGGGCGGGCTGGGAGAAGTTCCGCGAGACTCGCCTCCACGCCCTGCGGGCGTCGCTCGGTACGTTCCCCGATCCGCCGAAGGAACTGAGGGTGCGGGTGACCGGAACCCACGACGGCGACGGCTACCGGGTCGAGAACCTCGTCGTCGAGACGCGGCCGGGGTTGCTCATGGCGGCGAACGTGTACCTCCCGGCGAAGCCGGCCGCGTCCATGCCCGGCGTGCTGATCGTGACCAGCCACCAGCAACCCAAACACACCGGGTGGCGGCAGGACATGGCGATGACGTGGGCACGCTCCGGGTGCGTCGTCGTCGTGCCGGACCATGTCGGCCACGGCGAGCGGAAGCAGCATCCGTTCCCCGAGTCGAGTCCGCACGACTACCACTTCCGGTTCGACGCCGCGATCCAGTTCTACCTGACGGGCGACAGCCTGATGGGCTGGATGGTGTGGGACCAGATGCGGGCCGTGGACGTGCTGCTGAAGCAACCGGGAGTCGATCCGAAGCGGGTGCTGGCGGTGTCCGAACCGGCGGGCGGCGGGGATGTGGCCGCGGTCACGGCCGCCCTCGACCCGCGGATCTCGGCCGTCGTGGTGAACAACTTCGGCGGCCCGCAGCCCGAGACGCCGTACCCGCTGCCGCCGGACGCCGAGACGTCGTTCGAGTATGCCGGGTTCGGGAACTGGGAAACGACGCGGAACCTGCGGCTGTCGGCCCGCGACGGGTTCCTGCCGTGGCTCATCGTCGCCTCGATCGCCCCGCGGCGGGTCGTGTACTACCACGAGTTCACTGGGACCGGGAGCGAGACCCGGTGTGGAAGCGCCTTCAGAAGGTGTGGGGCTTCTACGGGGCGGCCGACGACCTCGCCGGGATCGCCGGGCGCGGGTTCGTCGTCGGGGCGGAACCGCTGA
- a CDS encoding sialidase family protein gives MAVRPILVLSLACVVNAAAQPKDDPAPKGKGGISAKPVGFKLQLDVVSDGYDGKTCWFHPRAGAIPGATPTVVLTMQKWDIKASDLFLPVQSQESKNLGKSWTPVVEHADTLGRRPEANGVVVGVCDFTPKWHAASKTLLGTGHTVRYKDDKLIPVRPREAVWSAYDPAKKTWSKWDILKMPDDPKWWNSGAGSTQRVDLENGDVLLPLYAKPRDAKAYFTTVARCRFDGKELKFEERTRPVNSPQWQIVHLRQQIVEHRAAIKDLETRIAVQRQRRGEATAGPGSPSAVRDRFRGSNRNPLRASP, from the coding sequence ATGGCAGTTCGACCGATCCTGGTCCTCTCTCTCGCCTGCGTCGTGAATGCGGCGGCTCAACCGAAGGACGATCCCGCTCCGAAGGGAAAGGGCGGCATCTCGGCGAAGCCGGTCGGCTTCAAGCTCCAACTCGACGTCGTCAGCGACGGGTACGACGGCAAGACGTGCTGGTTCCACCCGCGGGCCGGGGCCATCCCGGGAGCGACGCCGACGGTCGTCCTGACGATGCAGAAGTGGGACATCAAGGCGAGCGACCTGTTCCTGCCGGTGCAGTCGCAGGAGTCGAAGAACCTCGGCAAGTCGTGGACGCCCGTCGTCGAGCACGCCGACACCCTCGGACGGCGGCCCGAGGCGAACGGGGTCGTGGTCGGCGTCTGCGACTTCACCCCGAAGTGGCACGCGGCGTCGAAGACGCTTCTCGGCACCGGGCACACGGTGCGGTACAAGGACGACAAACTCATCCCCGTGCGCCCGCGTGAAGCGGTCTGGTCGGCGTACGACCCGGCGAAGAAGACGTGGTCGAAGTGGGACATCCTCAAGATGCCCGACGATCCGAAGTGGTGGAACTCGGGGGCGGGCAGCACGCAGCGGGTGGACCTGGAGAACGGCGACGTCCTGCTGCCGCTCTACGCCAAGCCCCGCGACGCCAAGGCGTACTTCACGACGGTCGCCCGCTGCCGCTTCGATGGCAAGGAACTAAAGTTCGAGGAGCGTACGCGTCCGGTGAATTCGCCCCAGTGGCAGATAGTCCATCTGCGCCAGCAAATTGTTGAACACCGGGCTGCGATCAAGGATCTCGAAACAAGAATAGCGGTGCAGAGACAACGACGAGGGGAAGCAACTGCCGGACCCGGTTCTCCGTCAGCGGTTCGAGATCGATTTCGAGGAAGCAACCGAAACCCTCTTCGAGCGTCTCCGTAA